AAGAAAATCATGACACCGACCAGATACGGGCCACAGAACCCGCCCAAATTACCTAACCCATTAATCACACCGCGAGCGCCACCGGCCACTTCTGGTACCGCAATACGGCCTGGAATAGACCAGAATGGGCTGGTGGCAGCTTTGAGGAAGAATCCGCACACCACCAGAGCCAGATAAGAGACCAATACGTTGTGGCGGAAAATAACGGATGTCACCAGACCAGCGGCAAAACAGAACAGAGAAATCATTATCAGCAAACGGCGTTTACCGGTTTTATCTGATAGTGAAGAAATAACATAAATACCGGCGGTGGTGGCAATAAACGGCAGAATAGCCAGAATACCAACCGAGGCCATATTACCGCCGGTCAGATTTTTCAGAATAGTCGGCAACCACAAGGTGTAGCCATAATCCCCGGTCTGATAAAAGAAGTTCAGAGCAACCAGTTTCATCAAACCTTTATTCAGAAATACCGCTTTTAATGGCGCATTAGTGACTGGCGCATCCAGCATCCGTTCTGCCCGCTCACGTGCCAGCTCGGTGACCAGATAATCGCGCTCTTTTTTCGACAGCCATTTGGCTTCTTCAGGTCGGTCACTGATAACAAACCACCACATAATCAACACCACGGCTGACAGTGAACCTTCGAGGAAGAATAGCCAGCGCCAGTCTAACGCATTGATAATAAAACCAGATAAAGGCGCAGTGAACATGCCACCGATGGGGGCAAACATCATCACGAAAGCATTGGCGCGGCCAATTTCGCGTTCCGGGAACCAGTTGCTGACCATAGTCAGCACCACAGGCAACATGCCGCCCTCAGAAACACCCAGCACAAAACGCAGGAATAATAATTGATAATGGTTAGTCACAAAGCCCGTCAGAATCGACACCACAGCCCAGACGGCAAGGGAGTAAGCAATGAATTTTCTGCCGCTGCCATGAACAGCAATACGGCCACCCGGTACTTGTAAAAATAAATAACCAATAAAGAAAATACCGCCCGCTAAACCGGCCATTTGACTGGTAATAGCCAGATCACTTTCCATGCCACCTGGTAGTGCAAAACTAATATTTACCCGGTCCATAAAAGAAATAATACAAGCAATCATTATTGGCACAATAACGCGGAACCAACGGGCATTAGGGATCTTACTGTCCATATAAACACGCCTCTTTCTCTAGCTGAATAATTCCCACACCATTCAGAAAATAGCGTAGAGAATGCCGCCAACAAATTAGGGTAATTTGCCAGTTATTTAAAATGCACGATGTGGTCTTTTATTTTTATTATAATAATTTGAGGATCAATTTAATTAACCCTCACTTTTTCTTAATTAGTAAGTAATAGCAGTAGGTGCTTTCTCACCCGCAAAGTGAGCTTGAATATTTGAAAATACAATATCACTCATTTGAATTCTGGTTTCGATGGTGGCACTGGCGATATGGGGCAGTAATACTACATTATCCATTTCGATTAATGCCTGCGGCACATTAGGCTCATCTGCAAAAACATCCAAACCTGCCCCACCAATTTCTTTCTGTTGTAATGCACGGATTAAATCATCCTGATTGACCATACTGCCACGAGCAATATTAATCAGCAGAGCATGATTTGGCATCGCAGCAAAAATGGTTTTATCAACCAGACCAACGCTGTCTTTACCACCCGATATGGCTATAACCAGAATATCGCTTTGTCTGGCAAGGCTGATTAAGTCCGGAACATGCTGATATGGCAGGCTTTCGATGTGGGCGGTGTCGGTATAAGCAATTTGCATATCAAAACCGGCTGCGCGGCGGGCAATAGCTTGACCAATGCGGCCCATACCAAAGACACCCAGACGTTTGCCGGTCACTTTAGAGGCCAATGGTAAGCTGCTGTGTGGCCACTGACCGGCACGCAGGAATTTATCTGCCTGACAGAGACGGCGCGATGTGGCGATAATCAGCCCCAGAGCGGTATCGGCGACATCATCAGTCAGCACACCTGGAGTGGTGGTGACGATGATATTGCGCTCACGGGTATAGTCTAAATCGACCGCGTCAGTCCCTACGCCAAATATTGAGATAATCTGTACTTCAGGTAATAACGCCAATACTTTGTTGGTCACACCGATATCACCACGGGTCACAATACCCTTAATATTCTCGCCTTGTTGGGCAAAAAATTCAGCAGTGTCCGTAACTTCAAAGAGCTTATAAACAGTAAAATTCTGTTCCAGTTTCTCAGTCAAATAGTCCATTACCGGGGCAATAATTAATACGGCCTGTTTGAAAGAAGATGGTTTGCTGTTTTTCATAACGAGTACCTGATCATGTCAATAAATCAAAAACCAAAAATGGCAGTGGATAGTCATCAGATGATTAAGCCATTTAGCGAATGTCGTTATAAGACCCGTTTTCAATGTTTTATTTTGTGATGCAGGTCACTGTAAATCATGTTAAGAAAACATGTTACCGGTAACGTGATCGACCTATCATTGCTGGTGCTGAATTGTTTCAGCTAAGAAAATCAGCGTTAATGATTTATGTAATGCCTTAATGAAAATGTTATGGATTGGCATAATTTGTTATGCCAAGAATATTATTATGACAGATTATCAAAGAGGAACATTAGCTGCCATTCAATAACGCAATGGCAGTTGTGGGCAATTTAGAGGTATTTCAGCAACAGCAGAAATCTTAGATAGTTCCACCGAGTGAAATACGATAATGCAGGTCAACTTGTTCAATTGTCGGAATTTTTTTGATTTTCTTAATCAAGATTTCAGCGGCCACGTTGCCCATTTCAAAACGTGGAGTGGTAACACTGGCCAGTACTGGAGTGGTCGCCTGGCCGATATCCAACCCATGAAAACCGGAGATCGCCATTTCTGCTGGTACCGCCATGCCCAATTTCAAGCATTCTTGTAACACGCCTACCGCCATATCATCATTGGTACAGAAAATAGCATCGACTTGCGGATACATTTGTCGTGCCAATGCCAACATCCCGGCACCAATAGAGACGGATGAAACTTTATTAGGCGTAATATGTAGTGGTGCCAACCCCGCGTCCGTCATTGCCTGGCTATAGCCTTGATAACGTTTACGATCTCGCACATCAGACATTGAACCGAAATAGACAACATTTTGCTTCCCACTTGCCAGCAATGTGGCCGTCATATCGTAAGCGGCCTGATAATTATTAAAACCGACCGTAATACGGTTGAACTGAGGTTCCAAGTCCATCACTTGCGCGACCGGAAGCTCCGAGGCATTCAGGTACTTGTCCGCACGTAAGGTATGTTCAGAATCAGTCAGTATCAGCCCGGAAATCTGGCAAGAAAGCAGATTAACTATTTGTTCTTCTTCACGTTCTTTATTGTAGTTATAGTTGACTACCAGTGTTTGATAACCGCTGGTGGCAGTGACCGACTCGATACCAGCCAGTAAATCAGAGAAAATCTGGTTATTAAAGGAGGGAACCAAAATACCGATTCTCGGGCTTTTTTGATTGAGGCTAGTTTCCCCTTCTGAATCAGCACTGTAATTAACTTCAGCCATCACTTGAGCGATACGCTCACCGGTTTCTGGAGCCACTTTTTCCGGCGTGCGTAAGTAGCGGCTGACAGTCATTTTAGTCACGCCTGCTAGTAACGCGATATCCTGTAACGTAACACGCTGGTTTTTCATGGCATATACCTGGAACAAGAGTGTGGGATGGGATGAAGTGATTATGCACTGTTAGCGGAGATAATGAAAAGCATGTTACTGATTTAAAATACAATAACAATCATACTTCCTATTATTTAGTTATATTATTATCAATAAGTTAAACCACTACGCCCCCCATTGAAGAACAAACCCCACACAAATAGTCCTCTTTTATCGTCACCAAGGCGATGTCGCTCACGTAAGTGGTAACAGCTTGTCGTAACATGAATTAAAGTGATCTTCATCACAGTTTACCCAAGCGGAAAACGGTTTGATAGGCACATGTTTTCACACCGCCATTATTCAATAATATTTATTTTATAATGTCGCTTAATAAGCGCCATTTCTATCAGGAATTATTATGAAGAATTTATTTTCGTTAGAAAACCGCAAAGTATTAATTACCGGTTCCGCTCAAGGTATTGGTTTTTTATTAGCAAAAGGTCTGGCCGAATTTGGCGCAGAAATAATAATTAATGATATTACCGCAGAACGCGCAGAAAAAGCCGCTACAGAATTACGCGACAGCGGTTTTGTTGCTTATGCCGCGGCATTTAATGTCACTGACCATGATGCTGTTAATGACGCGATTACACAAATAGAAAATAATATTGGTGCCATTGACATCTTAATTAATAATGCCGGTATTCAACGCCGCCACGCCTTTACCGAATTCCCTGAAAAAGATTGGGATGATGTGATTGCGGTAAATCAGAAATCCGTATTCTTGGTTTCACAAGCGGTTTCCCGTTATATGGTTAAACGCCAACGCGGCAAGATTATTAATATTTGTTCAATGCAAAGCGAATTAGGCCGCGACACGATCACGCCATACGCTGCCTCTAAAGGTGCCGTGAAAATGTTGACGCGTGGGATGTGTGTTGAACTGGCCCGTTACAATATTCAGGTCAATGGTATTGCGCCTGGTTATTTCAAAACGGATATGACAAAAGCACTAGTGGACGATAAAGCATTCACCGATTGGCTGTGCAAACGCACGCCAGCCGCCCGTTGGGGGGATCCGGAAGAGTTGATTGGTGCCGCGGTGTATCTCTCTTCCAAAGCATCAGACTTTGTTAATGGTCATCTGCTGTTTGTTGATGGCGGGATGTTAGTTGCAGTCTGATAAGCGGCAGGGGAAAGTTATGTCTGGGAAATGCATTATTGTGATGGGCGTATCCGGTACGGGTAAATCCTGTGTAGGCCAAGCGCTGGCACAGGCACTTAACGCCAAATTTATTGATGGCGATGATCTGCACCCACGTGCCAACATCCAAAAGATGGCATCAGGTCAGCCGCTTAATGATAGTGACCGTGCCCCGTGGCTTGAACGGCTAAGTGACGTGGCATATAGCCTGCAACAAAAAAATGAAGTCGGTTTTTTAGTCTGTTCAGCGCTGAAAAAACAGTATCGCGACCGTCTGCGCGAGGGCAATCAGGGAGTTCGCTTTCTGTGGTTGACGGGCGATTACGATTTGGTATTACGCAGAATGCAGCAACGGGCGGGGCATTTTATGCCGGAGAGTCTATTAAAAAGCCAGTTCGCGACACTGGAAGCCCCTGATGCCCGCGAACCAGACATCATTCCAATTGATATATCGCCCGACATTGCTGGTGTTGTTAAACACTGTATTACCGCACTGGAGCAGGAAAATAACATCAGTCACTGTGCTTAAATCCTCGGCATGATGCATACGCAGAAATATAGGAATAGTTATGATACTTGATGAATTGAAAAGCGCGGTGAATAACCCACTTTACCCAGATGCAATCCGTCGCACACTGGCCACCATCAGCAAGATGGATTTAGCCAATTTACCCGCCGGTGAATTAGACATTGAAGGCAGTGAGATTTATCTCAATCACATTATTGCCTCATCGAAACCATTGTATGAGCAAGCACCTGAATTGCATCGTTATTACATTGATATTCATATTCTGCTGGAAGGCAGTGAGGTGATTGGTGCTTCACCATCAGCTCAGGGCCAGCGCCCAACGATGGATTTTGATAGCGAGCGGGATTACGGATTACTTGAAGGCATTACCACCGAAACTTTATTAACTCTGGCTCCGGGTGATATCGCCTTGCTGTTCCCTGGTGAGTTACACCGTCCAATGGGAACATTAGGCGAAGTTGCACCGCTGCGCAAGATAGTGGTTAAAGTGGCGAATCATCTTATCTAATTCGGTATTATTTCGGTTGATAGATACCGAATCAGGTTTCGGTTGATAGTCGTTCAGTTATCACCTTACCTCTGTCGCCTCAACCGAGCAGGAGGGCTAGCCGGCCCTCCTGCACCTGCGGCTTGCGCGAAATATTACTGCTATTCGCAGTGCCCTCCGGCAGTCGTTGGCCTTATCGAGCCAGCGCGATTCGCTCCTGCTCAAGCGCGCTTTTCGCCGCCGTATATGGACGCTCCCAATAAACCAAGTGTTTTTTCTTGAAAATAGCGCTCAGGTATTGCAGCCATATATCCGGTTTCTTTATGGGCGCGATTGCGCCCGAACCATGATGAAATCCGCCAAGTGAGTTCCTATCATCCTTACGGGCCAAATGCCCCGGCGGCTCACGGAGTTTCTCACTTGCGGTCTTACCTGTTTTGCCATCTCAATAATTACACTTGCAATTACCTGAAACGTATTCACTTTTTTTCTTGAGCCTTGTCCGTGTTTGAGATTATCTCAAACCGCGGATAAGGTTCGATATTCCGTATGATGAACCAGCATCGACCACAAAATACGTGCCGTTTTATTGGCCTGTGCCACAACGGCTACGTTATAGGCCTTTTTACTCAACAGCCTGTAAAGCCACGGCATATTGTCTTTGTGTCTCTCAATAACGGCTGCAACTGCCCGCGCACCATGGACCAGAAGATAACGGAAATAGCGGTCACCTCTTTTGCTGATTCGGCCCAATCTCTGCTTACCACCACTGGAGAACTCTCTCGGCACCAATCCCAACCAGGCAGCAAACTGTTTCGCTGAATGAAATTGTTGCCCATTCCCCACTGACGCCACAAGGTAGGTCGCCGTCATCAATCCCACACCAGGGACTTTCATGACCCGCTGGCAGGCGGGTTGTGTTTTTGCCCAACTGCTAAGTTCTTGTTCGATCAACGTGATTTGATCTTCCACACCCTGAAGGTGTTCAAGTTGACGTGCGACACTACAACGGACAAAAGGTGATAACTCGTTATCATATTCTTCCAGTATTTCAGGGACTTTCTTATACAGCTGACTTAATGTGCGAGGCATGATAATGCCAAATTCAGCCAAAATGGCCCGCATACTATTAGCACAAGCAGTGCGTTCGCGGATAAGGATATTTCGCTCGGTATGCAGCACCAGAATAGCTTGTTGCTCTGCCGTTTTAATCTGAACAAAACGCATATTAGGCCGTGCAACAGCTTCACAAATGGCTTCTGCATCAGCGGCATCCGTCTTATTCGTTTTGACATAAGGTTTCACATACTGAGGGGGAATGAGTTTAACCTCATGCCCATACTGCCGTAAAACACGCGCAAAATGATGACTGGAAGCACAGGCCTCCATGCCAATCAAGCAAGGTTCAAGTTGCATGAGAAAAGGGAGGAATTTATCGCGGGTGAGTTTCTTCTTAAGGACAGTTTGACCGTTGCAGCCGACACCATGAAGCTGGAAAACATTTTTTGCCAAGTCGATACCAAGAGTAGATACTTTCATGTGGACGCTCCTTCTTCTGAGTTTTAACACTCACATTTAGGCACTCTGATGCCGTAAAAGTTGGAGCGTCCATTTCATTATCCATGGCGGCTCACTCGGGCCATCGTCTTTGTCGGTAATATTCCTAATTGCGCTCAAGGTCAAAATCAAAACCTTGCTTTTAGGTTTTGACGTTTAAAGCACATTTGAGCTGCCGAGTGAAGAGTGTAGCAAGGGAAATCCGCCATGGACGGCGGATTTAGGCGTCACGCGGAGGGACCCGCGACAACACTGCGAAGCTGTTTTGAACAACGCTTGCGTTGGCCCGGAGGGTAGCCTCGAAGAGGCTATAATAGCCGTCCCGCCAGCGAAATGATGAGTGAGGGGACCCGCGAAGTGGGCAAGCGATACGTGCGCTAGCGCAGGGGTTCCAAGGGGGTTACGCGCTGGTAACCCCTTTGGCGGTTGAGGCGCAGGAGGTCAAGTGAACACCGATCTCATGTCAACCGAACCGATAATCTGAACGAATATACCTCGAAACCTGATCCGCTCTGCGGTTCACATGCCCGAAGCTAAGTCAGCCGTAAAGTTATATCAACCGAACCGGATCACCTAATCAATATCAACCGGCGCTCCCAAGGAACGCCTCCCTTGACTCCGCCGCGCCGCCAACCACAACCCGCTGTTCTTCATGGCGTAACCGAACACTACCCCGACTAACAGCGAGACAATCACCAGTTTCCAGTCACCATTACCGGCAAAGGTAGCGCAAGCGCCGATAAAAGTACCGGGAACAAAGGATAACCACTGCTGGCAGGCCTGAATACACATCAAAAACGCCACGATACCCGTTAGAACATAGCCAAGGATGGTCCATTCAGGTTGTATCGCACTCCCCTGAATAATCATCATCGCCCAGAATACCCCGCTCACACAGGTTAGCAGCGTAATCAGCAATCCTTTTAAACCACCTTGTGGGCAGGCAAAATAGGCGGTGCAGCCCAGAAACCCCGCCCAACTGATAAGCCCCAGGCTGACCGCAAGCCAACCCCAGATACCTGAGAGAATGCCGGTGGTAATGGCAATCATCAGAATAATGTTCATCAGTATTCACCTGCGCAAAACGTTAAAAGAGAAAATGTATTGTGTGAAAGTTGCGCAGCTTACCTGAACTGAGAGGAATTTTAGCGATTTAAATCACATTCCAAATGATATATATAATTATATTACATTTATATT
The sequence above is drawn from the Yersinia enterocolitica subsp. enterocolitica genome and encodes:
- a CDS encoding gluconokinase encodes the protein MSGKCIIVMGVSGTGKSCVGQALAQALNAKFIDGDDLHPRANIQKMASGQPLNDSDRAPWLERLSDVAYSLQQKNEVGFLVCSALKKQYRDRLREGNQGVRFLWLTGDYDLVLRRMQQRAGHFMPESLLKSQFATLEAPDAREPDIIPIDISPDIAGVVKHCITALEQENNISHCA
- a CDS encoding YhcH/YjgK/YiaL family protein, whose translation is MILDELKSAVNNPLYPDAIRRTLATISKMDLANLPAGELDIEGSEIYLNHIIASSKPLYEQAPELHRYYIDIHILLEGSEVIGASPSAQGQRPTMDFDSERDYGLLEGITTETLLTLAPGDIALLFPGELHRPMGTLGEVAPLRKIVVKVANHLI
- a CDS encoding substrate-binding domain-containing protein, whose translation is MKNQRVTLQDIALLAGVTKMTVSRYLRTPEKVAPETGERIAQVMAEVNYSADSEGETSLNQKSPRIGILVPSFNNQIFSDLLAGIESVTATSGYQTLVVNYNYNKEREEEQIVNLLSCQISGLILTDSEHTLRADKYLNASELPVAQVMDLEPQFNRITVGFNNYQAAYDMTATLLASGKQNVVYFGSMSDVRDRKRYQGYSQAMTDAGLAPLHITPNKVSSVSIGAGMLALARQMYPQVDAIFCTNDDMAVGVLQECLKLGMAVPAEMAISGFHGLDIGQATTPVLASVTTPRFEMGNVAAEILIKKIKKIPTIEQVDLHYRISLGGTI
- the idnO gene encoding gluconate 5-dehydrogenase, producing MKNLFSLENRKVLITGSAQGIGFLLAKGLAEFGAEIIINDITAERAEKAATELRDSGFVAYAAAFNVTDHDAVNDAITQIENNIGAIDILINNAGIQRRHAFTEFPEKDWDDVIAVNQKSVFLVSQAVSRYMVKRQRGKIINICSMQSELGRDTITPYAASKGAVKMLTRGMCVELARYNIQVNGIAPGYFKTDMTKALVDDKAFTDWLCKRTPAARWGDPEELIGAAVYLSSKASDFVNGHLLFVDGGMLVAV
- a CDS encoding MFS transporter gives rise to the protein MDSKIPNARWFRVIVPIMIACIISFMDRVNISFALPGGMESDLAITSQMAGLAGGIFFIGYLFLQVPGGRIAVHGSGRKFIAYSLAVWAVVSILTGFVTNHYQLLFLRFVLGVSEGGMLPVVLTMVSNWFPEREIGRANAFVMMFAPIGGMFTAPLSGFIINALDWRWLFFLEGSLSAVVLIMWWFVISDRPEEAKWLSKKERDYLVTELARERAERMLDAPVTNAPLKAVFLNKGLMKLVALNFFYQTGDYGYTLWLPTILKNLTGGNMASVGILAILPFIATTAGIYVISSLSDKTGKRRLLIMISLFCFAAGLVTSVIFRHNVLVSYLALVVCGFFLKAATSPFWSIPGRIAVPEVAGGARGVINGLGNLGGFCGPYLVGVMIFFYGQSAAVCMLAGSLIIAGLITLTLPKECDVEVAAKEKGIADKGLAKVKRA
- a CDS encoding DUF1097 domain-containing protein, producing the protein MNIILMIAITTGILSGIWGWLAVSLGLISWAGFLGCTAYFACPQGGLKGLLITLLTCVSGVFWAMMIIQGSAIQPEWTILGYVLTGIVAFLMCIQACQQWLSFVPGTFIGACATFAGNGDWKLVIVSLLVGVVFGYAMKNSGLWLAARRSQGRRSLGAPVDID
- a CDS encoding 2-hydroxyacid dehydrogenase: MKNSKPSSFKQAVLIIAPVMDYLTEKLEQNFTVYKLFEVTDTAEFFAQQGENIKGIVTRGDIGVTNKVLALLPEVQIISIFGVGTDAVDLDYTRERNIIVTTTPGVLTDDVADTALGLIIATSRRLCQADKFLRAGQWPHSSLPLASKVTGKRLGVFGMGRIGQAIARRAAGFDMQIAYTDTAHIESLPYQHVPDLISLARQSDILVIAISGGKDSVGLVDKTIFAAMPNHALLINIARGSMVNQDDLIRALQQKEIGGAGLDVFADEPNVPQALIEMDNVVLLPHIASATIETRIQMSDIVFSNIQAHFAGEKAPTAITY
- a CDS encoding IS110-like element ISYen1 family transposase, producing the protein MKVSTLGIDLAKNVFQLHGVGCNGQTVLKKKLTRDKFLPFLMQLEPCLIGMEACASSHHFARVLRQYGHEVKLIPPQYVKPYVKTNKTDAADAEAICEAVARPNMRFVQIKTAEQQAILVLHTERNILIRERTACANSMRAILAEFGIIMPRTLSQLYKKVPEILEEYDNELSPFVRCSVARQLEHLQGVEDQITLIEQELSSWAKTQPACQRVMKVPGVGLMTATYLVASVGNGQQFHSAKQFAAWLGLVPREFSSGGKQRLGRISKRGDRYFRYLLVHGARAVAAVIERHKDNMPWLYRLLSKKAYNVAVVAQANKTARILWSMLVHHTEYRTLSAV